A single genomic interval of Spirosoma taeanense harbors:
- the hisG gene encoding ATP phosphoribosyltransferase has protein sequence MSSVLRIALQKSGRLSEDSYQLFKECGIRFDYGTGKLKSVSSNFPAEFLFLRDDDIPGYVEDGVADLGIVGENVAVETGRPVQTIHKLGFSKCRLSIAVPRGTDWTGIQSLDGKNIATSYPNLLGNYLAGEGVRAEIHEISGSVEIAPSIGLAEAVCDIVSSGSTLLSNGLKEVETIFRSEAILIARPELDEDKQALVEKLLFRIKSVQAAKNNKYIVLNAPNHALDQITALLPGMKSPTVTPLATEGWSSVHSVLNENEFWENIEAIRAAGAEGILVIPIEKMIY, from the coding sequence ATGTCTTCTGTGTTACGCATTGCCCTACAAAAATCCGGTCGGCTGAGCGAAGATTCGTACCAGCTTTTCAAAGAATGCGGCATCCGCTTCGACTATGGCACCGGCAAGCTCAAGTCTGTTTCATCCAATTTCCCGGCCGAATTCCTGTTTCTGCGGGATGACGACATTCCGGGTTACGTCGAAGACGGCGTGGCCGACCTCGGTATTGTCGGCGAGAACGTAGCTGTTGAAACGGGGCGTCCCGTGCAGACCATTCATAAGTTAGGTTTTTCGAAGTGCCGTCTGTCGATCGCCGTTCCGCGCGGCACCGACTGGACGGGAATTCAAAGTCTGGACGGAAAGAACATCGCTACCTCCTACCCGAATCTGCTGGGTAATTACCTCGCTGGCGAAGGCGTTCGAGCCGAAATCCACGAGATCAGCGGTTCGGTTGAGATTGCCCCGAGCATCGGGTTGGCCGAAGCAGTCTGCGACATTGTTAGCTCGGGAAGTACGCTGCTGAGCAACGGTCTGAAAGAAGTGGAAACCATATTCCGTTCGGAAGCAATTCTCATTGCCCGGCCCGAGCTGGACGAAGATAAGCAGGCCCTGGTCGAAAAGCTGTTGTTCCGGATCAAGTCAGTGCAGGCGGCCAAGAACAACAAATACATCGTTCTGAACGCGCCGAACCACGCCCTCGACCAGATTACGGCGCTGCTGCCCGGCATGAAAAGCCCTACCGTAACGCCATTGGCCACCGAAGGATGGAGTTCGGTCCATTCGGTGCTAAACGAAAACGAATTCTGGGAAAACATCGAAGCCATCCGGGCCGCTGGTGCGGAAGGAATTCTGGTGATTCCGATTGAGAAAATGATCTATTAA
- the hisD gene encoding histidinol dehydrogenase: MNIISFPSRAEWPQLLARPVQSTQQIEAVVAPILAQVREQGDAALIELAQKFDKTDLSQSGLEVSRAELDAAEEQLSDELKAAIRQAYQNIRLFHERQKQPVEKIETMPGVVCWRRSVGIEKVGLYIPGGTAPLFSTVLMLGVPAQLAGCREVVLCTPSNHPAIYFAARLVGVTKVFRVGGAQAIAAMAYGTESIPQVYKIFGPGNQYVTAAKMLVAKEGVAIDMPAGPSEVAVYADDSAVPAFVAADLLSQAEHGADSQVLLVSTSKKLVELVNLALPTQLSKLPREALATKALENSKAILVESQADAIELLNAYAAEHLILSVDNAEAVAEQITNAGSIFLGNYTPESAGDYASGTNHTLPTNGFARAYSGVSLDSFVKKITVQQISPEGLQALGPVVEAMAEAESLDAHKRAVRLRLARLAEANPA, encoded by the coding sequence ATGAATATCATCTCTTTTCCCAGCCGTGCGGAATGGCCTCAGTTACTGGCCCGACCCGTGCAATCGACCCAGCAGATCGAAGCGGTCGTTGCTCCCATCCTGGCGCAGGTCCGAGAGCAGGGCGACGCAGCCCTGATTGAACTGGCGCAGAAGTTCGACAAAACCGACTTATCGCAGAGTGGACTTGAGGTATCGCGGGCCGAACTCGACGCGGCCGAAGAGCAGCTCAGCGACGAACTGAAAGCGGCCATCCGGCAGGCTTACCAGAACATTCGTCTGTTTCACGAACGGCAGAAGCAGCCTGTCGAAAAGATTGAAACCATGCCGGGCGTAGTGTGCTGGCGCCGAAGTGTGGGTATCGAGAAAGTGGGGCTGTATATTCCGGGGGGCACGGCTCCCCTGTTCAGCACAGTGCTGATGCTGGGGGTTCCGGCGCAGCTGGCGGGTTGCCGTGAGGTGGTGCTCTGCACACCCAGCAACCACCCGGCTATTTATTTCGCGGCCCGCCTGGTGGGCGTAACGAAGGTGTTTCGGGTTGGTGGGGCGCAGGCGATTGCCGCGATGGCCTATGGCACTGAGTCAATTCCGCAGGTTTATAAAATCTTTGGGCCCGGCAACCAGTATGTCACGGCGGCCAAGATGCTCGTCGCTAAAGAAGGCGTGGCCATTGATATGCCAGCCGGACCAAGCGAAGTAGCCGTTTATGCCGACGATTCGGCGGTTCCGGCCTTCGTGGCTGCGGATCTGCTCTCGCAGGCTGAACACGGCGCCGACAGTCAGGTACTGCTGGTTTCGACCAGCAAGAAACTGGTCGAGCTGGTGAATCTGGCTCTTCCGACGCAACTGAGCAAACTTCCCCGAGAAGCGCTGGCCACTAAAGCGCTGGAAAACAGCAAAGCGATTCTGGTCGAAAGTCAGGCGGATGCCATTGAGTTGCTCAATGCGTACGCAGCCGAGCATTTAATCCTGAGCGTCGACAACGCCGAAGCGGTTGCCGAACAGATTACTAATGCGGGCTCTATTTTCCTGGGCAACTACACCCCCGAGTCGGCCGGAGACTACGCGTCGGGCACGAATCACACACTGCCGACCAACGGCTTCGCCCGTGCGTACAGTGGTGTATCGCTGGACAGTTTTGTGAAGAAAATCACTGTGCAGCAGATTTCACCAGAGGGCTTACAGGCGCTGGGACCAGTGGTGGAAGCCATGGCCGAAGCCGAATCGCTCGATGCGCACAAGCGAGCCGTGCGTCTGCGGCTGGCGCGTCTGGCCGAAGCCAATCCGGCCTGA
- a CDS encoding type II toxin-antitoxin system VapC family toxin — protein sequence MILDSNIIIYSAKPEYIRLTRYLQANQEIVRVSLISTLEVLGFSRLSVTDKQIFEAYLNSVHILPITEAVITEAIRLRQQRKRSVGDAIIAATALIHNQPVLTNNPADFADIAGLQVIALAEILNA from the coding sequence ATGATCTTAGATAGCAACATCATTATTTACTCAGCCAAGCCGGAGTATATCAGGCTGACCCGCTATCTGCAGGCTAATCAGGAAATCGTTCGGGTTTCGTTAATCTCTACGCTTGAAGTGCTTGGCTTTAGTCGATTGTCTGTTACGGATAAACAAATCTTCGAAGCTTATCTGAACAGCGTTCATATACTCCCTATTACCGAGGCCGTCATCACCGAAGCCATTCGCCTGCGTCAGCAACGTAAACGCTCCGTGGGCGACGCCATTATTGCGGCAACGGCACTAATCCATAATCAACCCGTACTCACCAATAACCCAGCGGACTTCGCCGACATCGCCGGTTTACAGGTCATTGCGCTGGCCGAGATTCTGAACGCATGA
- a CDS encoding peptide deformylase, whose protein sequence is MKHLADLLLLGDPRLYQSCEPVLESELPLVPDWVADLHNVMEEIRAMYQFGRGIAAPQLGIMKRLIYLNVDRPQVIINPELTAVSDEQDELWDDCMSFPNLLVRVRRHRSLTLRFRDELWRPQTWDVTDWGLSELIQHEYDHLNGVLCTMRAVDAQSFRWRPTPTH, encoded by the coding sequence ATGAAACACCTCGCCGATCTGCTTCTTCTGGGCGATCCACGCTTGTACCAATCCTGCGAACCGGTACTCGAATCAGAACTGCCGCTGGTGCCGGACTGGGTAGCCGATCTGCACAACGTCATGGAGGAGATTCGGGCAATGTACCAGTTCGGGCGCGGCATTGCGGCCCCTCAACTGGGCATTATGAAGCGGCTTATCTACCTGAACGTTGATCGGCCACAGGTTATCATTAACCCCGAACTGACGGCCGTCAGCGATGAACAGGACGAACTCTGGGACGACTGCATGAGTTTTCCGAATCTGCTGGTGCGGGTCCGGCGACACCGTAGCCTGACGCTCCGCTTTCGGGATGAACTCTGGCGACCACAGACCTGGGACGTAACGGACTGGGGGCTGTCGGAACTGATTCAGCACGAGTACGACCACCTCAACGGCGTCCTCTGTACCATGCGGGCAGTCGACGCGCAGTCGTTCCGGTGGCGTCCTACGCCAACCCATTAA
- the hisC gene encoding histidinol-phosphate transaminase: protein MFELNKLLRPHILTLTPYSSARDEYTGTEGVFLDANENPFGSVVDTKLQTPDHAEPDDYNRYPDPHQGATKQRLAPIKGVRPGQIFLGNGSDEPIDLLIRATCRPGQDSILIMPPTYGMYEVSATINDVAVVKVPLRPDFQVDTDAVLAAITPTTKIIWLCSPNNPSGNLLQPDAIQTILEAATQSLVVVDEAYIDFATTPSWTEKLDQYPNLVVLQTFSKAWGMAALRLGMCFASEELIQVMNKIKPPYNISAPTQALALEALRHENTKNEMVAKILAERQILAENLRSLPIVQVIHPSDANFLLVQFADAKATFEYLIEQQVIVRDRSKVKLCDGCLRITVGTRTENERLLAVLRQIKKSANDGNAPISDNLPLGTGESATKPELVSNA from the coding sequence ATGTTTGAACTCAATAAGCTTCTCCGCCCGCACATCCTGACGTTAACGCCTTACTCCTCGGCCCGCGACGAGTATACCGGCACGGAAGGCGTTTTCCTGGATGCCAACGAAAATCCGTTTGGCTCAGTCGTTGATACAAAACTTCAGACGCCCGATCACGCCGAGCCGGACGACTATAACCGCTACCCCGACCCGCACCAGGGGGCTACCAAACAGCGCCTGGCTCCGATCAAGGGCGTTCGGCCGGGGCAGATCTTTCTTGGAAACGGCTCCGATGAACCCATCGACCTGCTTATCCGCGCGACCTGTCGGCCCGGTCAGGATTCGATTCTGATTATGCCGCCCACCTACGGGATGTATGAAGTTTCGGCGACAATCAACGACGTTGCCGTGGTGAAAGTCCCGCTTCGACCCGACTTCCAGGTGGATACGGATGCGGTCCTGGCGGCTATTACGCCGACGACCAAAATCATCTGGCTCTGTTCGCCCAACAACCCCTCGGGGAACCTGCTGCAGCCCGACGCTATCCAGACCATCCTCGAAGCGGCTACGCAGTCGCTGGTGGTTGTAGACGAAGCCTATATTGATTTTGCGACTACGCCCTCCTGGACCGAAAAGCTGGATCAATACCCGAATCTGGTCGTGCTGCAAACCTTCTCAAAAGCCTGGGGCATGGCGGCTCTGCGGTTAGGGATGTGTTTCGCTTCGGAGGAGTTGATTCAGGTCATGAACAAAATCAAACCACCTTACAACATCTCGGCTCCCACGCAGGCACTCGCGCTGGAGGCCCTCCGTCATGAGAATACGAAGAACGAGATGGTGGCTAAGATTTTGGCCGAACGGCAAATTTTGGCCGAAAATCTGCGTTCTTTGCCAATAGTACAGGTCATTCACCCGTCGGATGCCAATTTCCTGCTGGTGCAATTTGCAGATGCTAAAGCAACGTTTGAGTACCTGATCGAGCAGCAGGTTATTGTTCGTGACCGCTCGAAGGTGAAACTTTGTGACGGCTGCCTGCGCATTACGGTCGGGACCAGGACCGAAAACGAGCGGCTGCTTGCGGTCCTCCGGCAGATCAAAAAATCGGCTAACGATGGCAATGCACCTATTTCGGACAACCTGCCCCTGGGCACGGGCGAATCGGCAACGAAGCCGGAACTGGTATCGAATGCCTGA
- a CDS encoding UvrD-helicase domain-containing protein — translation MFKIYSSSAGSGKTYTLTKEYLKLALRPGAEDSYFRHILAVTFTNAAANEMKNRILERLSDIAGGKELPLLTDLVAELYAHAPGSDAFEIAKSELRQKARSVFRTILHRYADFSVTTIDSFTQRVVMAFTDELGLPYSFEVEMETDEVLELAIDNLIEKAGVDEMDEITTILSEYYTSTATEGKSWNQLPELLKEFGRNLTSDQFYEAVNAAQELSPVALRAIRAQLLDYNQQLEADIVGQGQRAWKLITDAGLSEENFKGKRNSLAAYFKTIALKDYDKQPTATHRKQIDEADWYLPKAPLSVTSSIDRIADELCQCFSLIETIRTERGRQAALFDCLLPHLQKLALLKQMRLEFDDLLRKDGRVHISEFNKKILNIVASEPVPFLYERLGTKYNHILIDEFQDTSRLQFANLLPLIENALGADHFNLAVGDGKQAIYRFRGGDMDQIVSLHRNDLESLKTAHGSGTWTADRIDMLDGHLQGELLDTNWRSAEPIVRFNNQFFEHTARRFEHEHPKLADVFDAEQLFHQKTSPRARTAGHVQLDFVGKDTDEGKDLTALMLETTLKHLHQALMDGYQYGDIAILCRKKAHARALANELNAQRIPLVSADSLSLEFSDPVKWLVTLMRLLQRPDQQLLRYELLYLFHRVVQGVFPDDKLTEQLREVAQGDIMGVYDYLTAQGYPLDPYALGQLNPYELAERLTAQFGLFNQADHNPFLFRFLDEVLTFNQKRSGHLSDFLLYWDSVRQKISVEGDARNAVSIQTIHKAKGLEYPVVIIPFANWDVGPNSKGTIWLDLDDVRTDLLAHQAPTGELTRLLSAPAHPTSQLKNTPVSAQYQEELTRTFLENMNLLYVAFTRPTDRLYVISELKKDFGSGKPATVAHWLYEFLRHSDVAQACGCPWQDGKFSYAISLCSESFGHHERVDTLDEIVLDDVISGHRKQELNLRRQADRVFDVATFERTRERDRKLCAALSLIKGPGCVEKTLRQLVSEGLVRTAECAELRERLQSIIAHPELTALFDPSLRIDTDRSILSNKHLHGAPHRVVHYPDGRIVLVQYESALGPEASSNDPVSGLQYFTGLYRDMGFPEVEGRLVFLADEPDVVRVI, via the coding sequence ATGTTTAAGATTTACAGTTCCTCGGCCGGGTCGGGCAAAACATACACCCTGACTAAAGAATACCTCAAGCTGGCGTTACGGCCAGGGGCCGAGGACAGCTATTTCCGGCATATTCTGGCAGTAACGTTTACTAACGCGGCTGCCAACGAGATGAAAAACCGGATTCTTGAACGACTCAGCGACATTGCCGGGGGGAAAGAGCTTCCGTTGTTGACCGATCTGGTCGCTGAACTGTATGCCCACGCGCCCGGCTCCGATGCGTTTGAAATAGCCAAGTCTGAACTTCGTCAGAAGGCCCGGTCGGTCTTCAGAACCATTCTGCATCGCTACGCGGATTTCTCGGTGACGACCATCGACTCCTTCACGCAGCGCGTTGTGATGGCGTTTACGGATGAGCTGGGACTCCCCTATTCATTCGAGGTCGAGATGGAAACCGATGAGGTGCTGGAACTCGCCATCGACAACCTGATTGAAAAGGCAGGCGTTGACGAAATGGACGAGATTACAACCATTCTGAGCGAGTATTATACCAGCACCGCTACCGAAGGTAAGAGCTGGAATCAGTTGCCCGAACTGCTGAAAGAATTTGGTCGCAACCTGACCTCCGATCAATTTTACGAAGCTGTCAATGCCGCGCAGGAATTGTCGCCGGTAGCGTTGCGGGCTATTCGGGCGCAGTTGCTCGACTACAACCAGCAGCTCGAAGCCGATATCGTCGGGCAGGGCCAACGCGCCTGGAAGCTCATCACCGACGCGGGGCTGAGCGAAGAGAACTTCAAGGGGAAACGAAACAGCCTTGCTGCATATTTCAAGACAATTGCTCTCAAAGACTACGATAAACAACCAACGGCAACGCATCGTAAGCAAATCGACGAAGCTGATTGGTATTTACCTAAAGCTCCGCTCTCCGTAACGAGTTCTATTGATCGAATTGCCGATGAACTGTGTCAATGTTTTTCCCTAATAGAAACCATCCGGACTGAGCGCGGGCGTCAGGCGGCTCTGTTTGATTGTCTGTTGCCGCACCTGCAGAAGCTGGCTCTGCTCAAGCAGATGCGCCTTGAATTCGATGATCTGCTGCGGAAGGATGGTCGGGTACACATTTCCGAATTCAACAAGAAAATCCTGAACATTGTCGCTTCGGAGCCGGTGCCGTTTCTGTATGAGCGGCTGGGTACGAAGTACAACCATATCCTTATCGACGAGTTTCAGGATACTTCCCGGCTACAGTTCGCCAATCTGCTGCCGCTCATTGAAAACGCCCTTGGCGCCGACCACTTCAACCTGGCCGTGGGCGACGGTAAACAGGCCATTTATCGCTTCCGCGGGGGCGATATGGACCAGATTGTTTCCCTGCACCGAAACGATCTGGAGAGTCTAAAAACAGCTCACGGTTCCGGAACCTGGACCGCCGACCGCATCGACATGCTCGACGGGCATCTGCAGGGTGAGCTGCTGGATACCAACTGGCGAAGCGCCGAGCCCATTGTGCGGTTCAACAACCAGTTTTTTGAGCACACGGCCCGCCGGTTTGAACATGAGCACCCCAAACTGGCCGATGTGTTCGATGCTGAGCAGCTGTTTCACCAGAAAACTTCGCCCAGGGCCCGGACAGCCGGACACGTTCAGTTAGACTTCGTTGGCAAGGATACAGATGAAGGCAAAGACCTGACAGCGCTCATGCTCGAAACGACGCTGAAACACCTGCACCAGGCCTTGATGGACGGCTACCAATACGGCGATATCGCAATACTGTGCCGGAAAAAAGCCCATGCCCGCGCCCTGGCGAATGAACTGAACGCCCAGCGGATTCCGCTCGTATCAGCCGACTCCTTATCGCTCGAATTCTCCGATCCGGTCAAGTGGCTTGTTACACTTATGCGGTTGCTGCAGCGGCCCGATCAGCAACTGTTACGTTACGAACTGCTATATCTGTTCCACCGGGTTGTGCAGGGCGTTTTCCCCGACGATAAACTCACCGAGCAGCTTCGCGAGGTTGCCCAGGGCGATATCATGGGCGTGTATGATTACCTGACCGCACAAGGCTACCCGCTCGACCCGTATGCCCTTGGTCAGTTGAATCCCTATGAACTTGCCGAGCGGCTGACGGCTCAGTTTGGCTTATTCAATCAGGCTGATCACAACCCGTTTCTGTTCCGGTTTCTCGATGAGGTGCTCACGTTCAACCAAAAACGCAGCGGTCATCTGAGCGATTTTCTGCTCTACTGGGATAGCGTCCGGCAAAAGATTTCGGTAGAAGGCGACGCCCGAAATGCCGTCAGTATTCAGACCATCCACAAGGCTAAAGGGCTGGAATATCCGGTCGTTATCATTCCCTTTGCCAACTGGGATGTCGGCCCCAACAGTAAAGGCACGATCTGGCTCGATCTGGACGATGTTCGCACCGACCTGCTGGCGCATCAGGCGCCGACCGGCGAACTGACGCGGCTGCTGAGCGCCCCGGCCCATCCCACTAGTCAACTCAAAAACACCCCCGTCTCGGCGCAGTATCAGGAGGAACTAACGCGTACGTTCCTCGAAAACATGAACCTGCTTTACGTAGCGTTCACCCGCCCTACCGACCGGCTTTACGTCATCAGCGAGCTCAAAAAGGATTTTGGCAGCGGAAAACCGGCAACGGTAGCGCACTGGCTGTATGAGTTTCTGCGTCACAGTGACGTGGCTCAGGCCTGCGGCTGCCCGTGGCAGGACGGCAAGTTTAGTTACGCAATCAGTTTATGCAGTGAATCATTCGGGCACCACGAACGAGTCGATACGCTGGACGAGATTGTTCTGGACGACGTAATCAGCGGTCACCGTAAGCAGGAGCTGAACCTGCGTCGGCAGGCCGACCGGGTATTCGACGTAGCGACCTTCGAGCGAACCCGCGAGCGCGACCGGAAGCTCTGTGCCGCGCTGAGCCTGATTAAAGGCCCCGGCTGCGTCGAAAAAACGTTACGTCAGCTCGTCAGCGAAGGACTGGTCCGCACGGCCGAGTGCGCCGAATTGCGTGAGCGGCTGCAGTCGATTATTGCCCATCCCGAACTTACGGCTTTGTTTGATCCATCGCTGCGGATCGATACGGATCGAAGTATTCTCAGCAACAAACACCTGCACGGCGCGCCCCACCGCGTGGTGCATTATCCCGACGGCCGAATTGTTCTAGTTCAATATGAGTCGGCACTGGGGCCTGAGGCTTCTTCGAATGACCCGGTCAGCGGTCTGCAGTATTTTACGGGATTGTACCGCGACATGGGCTTTCCCGAAGTCGAAGGCCGTTTAGTCTTTCTGGCCGACGAACCCGATGTCGTGCGGGTGATATAA
- a CDS encoding phosphatase PAP2 family protein, with the protein MKQTRILLTFWLTLQSFVGFTQASDTARITVTSTSPYQLRTGCELTLLGAGVVSYGASVVLNRAVKPLTQQEVALLNRNSINSFDRGATKNWSRALDRLGDVTLAGNLAITGLVTLGTRTMRQDVKTVTVMFIETLLLANGIERSVKGLTQRIRPFVYNPAAPLDDKLTRDARQSYFSGHATNAFTTAVFTGEVFRHYFPNSRLKPVIWISSLGLASTTAVLRYKAGLHYPTDLLTGAAFGSLVGWGIPKLHELKNRGELGQRLDVQPWSNGSANGIYVRLHVFSR; encoded by the coding sequence TTGAAACAAACACGTATCCTCCTTACTTTCTGGCTGACCCTGCAATCGTTCGTCGGTTTTACGCAGGCCAGCGATACCGCCCGAATTACCGTAACGTCCACATCGCCTTATCAACTCCGCACGGGTTGTGAATTAACGTTACTGGGCGCTGGCGTTGTATCATACGGTGCATCAGTGGTGCTCAACCGCGCCGTTAAGCCGCTGACGCAGCAGGAAGTTGCTCTTCTTAACCGGAACAGTATCAATTCGTTTGACCGGGGAGCCACTAAAAACTGGTCAAGAGCTCTTGACCGGCTCGGCGACGTAACCCTGGCGGGCAATCTGGCCATTACGGGGTTGGTTACTTTAGGCACCCGGACGATGCGCCAGGATGTGAAGACCGTAACCGTGATGTTTATCGAAACGTTACTGCTGGCCAACGGCATTGAACGATCCGTAAAGGGGCTTACCCAGCGCATCCGCCCGTTTGTTTACAATCCCGCAGCCCCCCTTGACGATAAACTGACGCGGGACGCCCGGCAGTCTTATTTCTCGGGGCATGCCACCAATGCGTTTACCACCGCTGTTTTTACGGGGGAAGTATTCCGGCACTATTTCCCGAACTCCCGGCTAAAACCCGTCATTTGGATCAGTTCGCTAGGACTGGCATCAACAACGGCCGTATTACGGTATAAAGCCGGGCTCCACTACCCCACCGACCTACTGACCGGTGCGGCCTTTGGTTCACTTGTTGGTTGGGGGATTCCGAAGTTACACGAACTCAAAAACCGAGGTGAGCTGGGTCAGCGGCTGGACGTGCAGCCCTGGAGCAACGGCTCGGCCAATGGAATTTACGTACGGTTACACGTGTTCTCGCGTTAG
- the metF gene encoding methylenetetrahydrofolate reductase [NAD(P)H], with product MTKITDHIKAANGKPIFSIEVIPPLKGDNLKSLLDNIEPLMEFKPPFVDVTYHREEYIERPLPDGTIQKIVTRKRPGTVGICSAIMHRFGVDPVPHVLCGGFTREETEDFLIDLHYLGIDNALVLRGDPAKPFSTFKAKENGYTYASELVEQVANMNRGIYLHEEDTALAPSNFCIGVAAYPEKHFEAADHDIDFQYLKHKVDKGADYIVTQMFFDNQKYFDFVERCRQAGITVPIIPGLKPLSTRKQLQILPKLFHLAMPDDLVRAVEACENDQQARQVGVEWCVQQCRELMAAGAPVLHFYTMGKADNVMKIAREVF from the coding sequence ATGACTAAGATTACCGACCATATTAAGGCTGCCAACGGCAAACCCATTTTCTCCATTGAAGTAATTCCACCGCTGAAAGGCGACAATCTGAAAAGCCTGCTCGACAACATTGAGCCGCTGATGGAGTTTAAACCGCCGTTTGTTGACGTTACGTACCACCGGGAAGAATACATTGAGCGTCCGCTGCCCGATGGCACTATTCAGAAGATCGTTACGCGCAAACGGCCCGGTACGGTTGGTATCTGTTCCGCTATCATGCACCGTTTCGGTGTCGATCCGGTGCCACACGTTCTCTGTGGCGGCTTCACCCGCGAAGAAACCGAAGACTTTCTGATTGACCTGCATTACCTCGGCATCGACAACGCGCTCGTGCTGCGGGGCGATCCGGCAAAACCGTTCAGCACCTTCAAAGCCAAAGAAAACGGCTATACCTATGCTAGCGAACTGGTTGAGCAGGTCGCCAACATGAACCGGGGCATTTATCTGCACGAAGAAGATACGGCTCTGGCTCCCAGCAACTTCTGCATTGGGGTAGCCGCTTACCCCGAAAAACATTTCGAAGCCGCCGACCACGATATTGATTTCCAATACCTGAAACACAAAGTCGATAAAGGCGCGGATTATATTGTAACGCAGATGTTTTTCGACAATCAGAAATATTTTGATTTTGTCGAACGCTGCCGTCAGGCGGGCATTACGGTTCCGATTATTCCGGGTCTGAAACCCCTCAGCACCCGCAAGCAGCTTCAGATTCTGCCCAAACTGTTTCATCTGGCAATGCCCGACGATCTGGTCAGGGCCGTCGAAGCCTGCGAGAACGATCAGCAGGCCCGGCAGGTCGGCGTGGAATGGTGCGTGCAGCAATGCCGCGAACTTATGGCCGCCGGTGCGCCGGTGCTGCACTTCTATACGATGGGCAAGGCCGATAACGTCATGAAGATTGCCCGGGAGGTATTTTAA